The following proteins are encoded in a genomic region of Fusarium oxysporum f. sp. lycopersici 4287 chromosome 1, whole genome shotgun sequence:
- a CDS encoding long-chain acyl-CoA synthetase yields MALQTQKDYDALYKRLTTVPPPGKPYGIPVPGTERPNRTAAYRHWAVGDGPLVTALEPGINSTHDVLERSARKWPNSRCLGTRHWNQATQQWEDKYDWISYGDFDARRKNFGAGLVEIHKAINYSPEKYGVGLWSQNRAEWQIADFGIASQSLYSVSLYETLGPDTTEYIINHAEVACVVCSLPHIPVLLKMSPRLPGLKLIVSLDPLAQGELASHTKASVLNEIASHHGIQIYSMAQVEEIGAKSGRAPRAPSRNDICTINYTSGTTGNPKGVLITHGNAVSAIAGGRTNGNVSSKDVHLSYLPLAHIYGRLIDQIAVAEGAAIGFFRGDILGLVDDMKILKPTGFISVPRLFNRFNSAIRTATIEADGVRGALSRRVIDTKKANMRLPPGKASNTHFLYDRIWTPKVKAAVGMDRVHSMVSGSAQLDPDVQEFLRAAFANHFAQGFGMTETYAVGSIQARGDFTTGNIGGPMCCVELCLESVPEFDYTVNDKPNPRGELLLRGPVIFREYYKNAEETEKTLDADGWFHSGDICEVDKMGRFKIIDRKKNVLKLAQGEYISPERIENVYMGSTNLINAAYVHGDGTQSSLVAIFGIDVENFAPFASKILQETIAPNQVADLRLAANDPKVKAKFLKVLDGIGKKHKFNSFEKVRNAHLEIDPFTIDNGLFTPTLKLKRPQAAKAYREHIDRMYEELAAQEPVGKNKL; encoded by the exons ATGGCTCTCCAGACACAAAAAGACTACGACGCCCTATACAAGAGGCTCACCACAGTCCCTCCCCCCGGAAAACCCTACGGTATTCCCGTACCCGGTACAGAACGACCTAACCGCACCGCCGCCTACAGACACTGGGCAGTTGGTGATGGTCCCCTCGTCACAGCGCTAGAGCCTGGTATCAATTCGACACACGACGTCCTTGAGAGGAGTGCGCGCAAGTGGCCCAACTCGAGATGTCTCGGAACCCGCCATTGGAACCAGGCGACTCAGCAGTGGGAGGACAAGTACGACTGGATCAGCTACGGTGATTTCGACGCCCGAAGGAAGAATTTCGGTGCCGGTCTCGTTGAGATTCACAAGGCCATCAACTATTCTCCTGAAAAGTACGGTGTCGGTTTGTGGTCGCAGAACAGGGCTGAGTGGCAGATCGCCG ACTTCGGTATTGCTTCTCAATCACTTTACTCGGTATCTCTCTACGAAACTCTTGGTCCCGACACAACAGAATACATCATCAACCATGCCGAGGTCGCCTGTGTTGTCTGCTCCCTCCCCCACATCCCTGTTCTTCTTAAGATGTCTCCCCGGCTACCTGGTTTGAAGCTCATTGTCTCTCTCGATCCTCTTGCGCAGGGTGAATTGGCTTCCCACACCAAGGCCTCCGTCCTCAATGAGattgcttctcatcatggcATCCAGATCTACTCCATGGCTCAGGTTGAGGAGATTGGCGCCAAGTCTGGACGTGCCCCTCGTGCTCCCAGCCGCAATGACATCTGCACCATCAACTACACCTCCGGTACAACTGGCAACCCCAAGGGTGTTCTCATCACCCACGGAAACGCCGTTTCTGCCATCGCAGGTGGTCGAACTAATGGCAATGTGAGCAGCAAGGACGTTCACCTGTCCTATCTACCTCTGGCCCACATCTACGGACGACTCATCGATCAGATCGCCGTTGCTGAGGGCGCTGCCATTGGTTTCTTCCGAGGTGACATTCTAGGCTTGGTCGATGACATGAAGATCCTCAAGCCCACTGGTTTCATCTCAGTTCCTCGACTCTTCAACCGCTTCAACTCTGCCATTCGCACTGCTACTATTGAAGCCGATGGTGTCCGGGGCGCTCTCTCACGACGTGTCATTGacaccaagaaggccaacatGCGACTCCCTCCCGGAAAGGCCTCCAACACCCACTTCTTGTACGACCGAATCTGGACccccaaggtcaaggccgCCGTGGGCATGGACAGAGTCCACAGCATGGTCAGCGGCAGTGCTCAGCTTGATCCTGATGTCCAAGAGTTCCTGCGCGCCGCTTTCGCAAACCACTTCGCACAGGGCTTTGGCATGACCGAGACGTATGCCGTCGGATCTATCCAGGCACGGGGTGACTTTACCACCGGCAACATCGGCGGCCCCATGTGCTGTGTGGAACTCTGCCTCGAGTCAGTTCCCGAGTTTGATTACACCGTGAATGACAAGCCTAACCCTCGTGGTGAGCTTCTCCTCCGTGGTCCCGTCATCTTCCGCGAGTACTACAAGAACGCCGAGGAGACCGAGAAGACCCTCGACGCCGATGGTTGGTTCCACAGTGGTGACATCTGCGAGGTTGACAAGATGGGCCGCTTCAAGATCATTGATCGCAAGAAGAACGTTCTCAAGCTTGCTCAGGGTGAGTACATCTCCCCTGAGCGCATTGAGAACGTCTACATGGGTAGCACGAACCTCATCAACGCCGCCTATGTTCATGGTGATGGTACTCAGTCCTCATTGGTCGCCATCTTCGGTATCGACGTTGAGAACTTTGCCCCTTTCGCTAGCAAGATTCTCCAGGAGACCATCGCACCCAACCAGGTCGCCGATCTCCGCCTCGCCGCTAACGACCCCAAGGTGAAAgccaagttcctcaaggTCCTCGACGGCATTGGCAAGAAGCACAAGTTCAACAGCTTCGAGAAGGTGCGCAATGCCCATCTTGAGATTGATCCTTTTACCATCGACAACGGTCTATTTACCCCTAC GCTTAAGCTTAAGCGCCCCCAGGCCGCCAAGGCCTACAGGGAGCATATTGACCGCATGTATGAGGAGCTTGCTGCCCAGGAGCCTGTTGGAAAGAACAAGCTGTAA
- a CDS encoding O-acetylhomoserine (thiol)-lyase codes for MAEELSKNFETLQLHAGAEVDPTTKSRAVPIYATTSYVFDDSAHGARLFGLKEFGNIYSRIMNPTVDVFEKRIAALEGGVAALAASSGQAAQFLAISTLAQAGDNIVSTSNLYGGTYNQFKVFFPRLGIKTKFVDGDKPEDIAAAIDDKTKAVYVESIGNPRYNIPDLEAISKAAHEKGVPVIVDNTFGAGGYFIRPIDHGADIVVHSATKWIGGHGTTIGGVVVDSGKFDWGKNAARFPQFHEPSEGYHGLKFYETFGNITFIIRARVEILRDLGSTLNPFAAQQLLLGLETLSLRAERHAQNALALAQYLEKSPYVSWVSYPGLESHPYHETAKKYLKRGFGGVLSFGVKGGGAGSEVVDGFKLISNLANVGDAKTLAIHPWSTTHEQLSDEEKRSSGVTEDLIRISVGIEHIDDIIADFEQSFKAAADATTKGEKKDIPVGDKEAEAPLAP; via the exons atggctgaggAACTTAGCAAGAACTTTGAGACACTGCAGCTTCACGCGGG AGCTGAGGTCGATCCTACCACCAAATCACGAGCTGTCCCTATCTACGCTACAACC AGCTATGTCTTCGATGACTCTGCTCACGGAGCTAGGCTCTTTGGTCTCAAGGAATTCGGCAACATCTACAGCCGTATCATGAAC CCAACTGTCGATGTTTTCGAGAAGAGAATCGCAGCTCTCGAAGGCGGTGTCGCAGCCCTTGCTGCCTCATCAGGCCAGGCTGCTCAGTTCCTCGCCATCAGCACCCTCGCTCAAGCCGGCGACAACATCGTCTCTACTTCTAACCTCTACGGCGGCACTTACAACCAATTCAAGGTCTTCTTCCCTCGTCTGGgcatcaagaccaagtttGTCGATGGTGACAAGCCTGAGGACATTGCGGCTGCTATTGATGATAAGACAAAGGCTGTCTATGTTGAGAGTATTGGAAACCCCAGGTATAACATTCCTGATCTGGAGGCTATTTCCAAGGCTGCTCATGAGAAGGGTGTTCCTGTTATT GTCGACAACACCTTCGGTGCTGGTGGCTACTTCATCCGCCCTATCGATCACGGTGCTGATATTGTCGTTCATTCTGCCACAAAGTGGATTGGAGGCCATGGAACCACAATCGGCGGTGTCGTCGTTGACTCCGGAAAGTTCGACTGGGGCAAGAACGCTGCTCGATTCCCTCAATTCCACGAGCCTTCTGAGGGATACCACGGTCTCAAGTTCTACGAGACCTTCGGCAacatcaccttcatcatccGCGCCCGAGTCGAAATCCTCCGTGATCTCGGTTCAACTCTCAACCCCTTCGCCGCTCAACAGCTCCTCCTCGGTCTCGAGACTCTCAGTCTCCGCGCTGAGCGTCACGCTCAGAACGCTCTCGCCCTTGCTCAATATCTTGAGAAGAGCCCCTATGTCAGCTGGGTTTCGTACCCTGGTCTCGAGAGCCACCCCTACCATGAGACGGCTAAGAAGTACCTCAAGAGAGGCTTCGGTGGTGTTCTGAGCTTTGGCGTAAagggtggtggtgctggaagtgaggttgttgatggcttcaagcttATTTCTAACTTGGCCAATGTCGGTGATGCCAAGACACTTGCTATTCACCCCTGGAGCACCACTCATGAGCAGCTctctgatgaggagaaacGCAGCTCCGGTGTCACTGAG GACTTGATCCGAATTTCGGTCGGCATCGAACACATTGACGACATCATCGCCGACTTTGAGCAGTCTttcaaggctgctgctgatgctaCCACCAAgggcgagaagaaggatatccCTGTAGGTGAcaaggaggccgaggccCCTCTTGCCCCTTAG
- a CDS encoding hypothetical protein (At least one base has a quality score < 10): MNSYYTDDLLQRLVILWVMALLVLYANNANDADEDITAMRTTAGAYLVARFTTLNVFLVTSFAAYQHRTQARIMAGFMFVGLLITIPLFLEDISIRAKAAIVAVGIFYQEATWALTLSPWIKAKLHLTYSTAVDIAHEIDRMGAFFIIILGEFVYSIIVGNKTGIGLTSGYAKAVCTLIIAFVLNWVYSSGDGSIQATHPIRRSAWTAFGFFLLHLPLSASFLIGGHIAAASTAIEEFEDGQRWLLGGGLGVGMFCLWVYGMLYRVEGECTLFMGQTTRISMRLIIAIILVVIPESHNHLNAESFMFVIMALFAFLLIWETIGGLSRTSKFFEPWTNRNPPPEEDDREGLAGE; this comes from the coding sequence ATGAACTCATATTATACCGATGATTTACTGCAGCGACTTGTTATTCTTTGGGTCATGGCGCTTCTGGTGCTGTATGCGAACAATGCCAacgatgctgatgaggatattACAGCGATGCGGACTACTGCTGGAGCGTACCTCGTAGCCCGCTTCACTACCCTCAATGTTTTCCTCGTCACCTCGTTCGCAGCGTATCAGCACCGCACACAGGCTCGGATCATGGCTGGTTTCATGTTTGTCGGTCTTCTAATCACCATCCCGCTCTTCCTTGAGGACATAAGCATTCGTGCAAAAGCCGCCATCGTCGCCGTGGGCATCTTCTATCAAGAGGCGACATGGGCGCTTACTCTGAGTCCCTggatcaaggccaagctaCATCTGACTTACAGTACTGCTGTTGACATTGCGCACGAGATTGACCGAATGGGCgctttcttcatcatcattctcgGCGAGTTTGTGTACAGCATCATTGTTGGCAATAAGACAGGCATTGGCTTGACTTCAGGGTACGCAAAGGCTGTCTGCACGCTGATTATTGCGTTCGTGCTGAACTGGGTCTATTCCAGTGGCGATGGCAGTATTCAAGCAACACATCCGATTCGACGATCTGCCTGGACagcctttggcttctttctcttgcATCTGCCTCTATCAGCATCGTTTCTCATCGGAGGCCACATCGCAGCTGCGAGCACAGCGATTGAAGAGTTTGAAGACGGGCAGCGTTGGCTTCTCGGTGGAGGGCTTGGAGTTGGCATGTTTTGCCTCTGGGTTTACGGGATGTTATACCGGGTCGAAGGTGAGTGCACTCTATTCATGGGACAGACGACACGAATCAGTATGAGGTTGATAATTGCgatcatcctcgtcgtcatcccTGAGTCACATAACCATCTCAATGCAGAGAGCTTCATGTTCGTTATCATGGCTCTGTTTGCTTTCCTCTTGATATGGGAGACCATTGGAGGCTTATCCAGGACTTCCAAGTTCTTTGAGCCTTGGACGAATAGAAATCCACCGCCGGAGGAGGACGACAGAGAAGGCTTGGCGGGCGAGTAG